In the Drosophila biarmipes strain raj3 chromosome X, RU_DBia_V1.1, whole genome shotgun sequence genome, one interval contains:
- the LOC108033035 gene encoding uncharacterized protein LOC108033035 isoform X1, whose amino-acid sequence MPAFTLNESSQQSHSSSRSSRSSSSSTHISHGRQVLLVAMILAAWMPSHTEGRHLRDKVALDYAYEEDNSGRSSSSSAGDLLPAFDVNPYRGLAESFGEGSYDSDLSLSESSYEEIAQAAIRAARREMRRQRTRHARSHNLRLFASKSDVPEWENPCGGTYTADESLGDSSASQGRVIKRKHLENLRNITMSEYQDITHRATLEYGNHQHWQREYKFLPNMTKPTSAVKLKTWYRHMQTFVGSFSYLGRAQYKFRKDQQKSINEAVTKELHDLLVSARYMLCEIESTINSSYPNSNGAKLSRVSRQAMEDRLNFHTPANGSAEADQRDLKVSKELYFQYLDNVWKTLHRVLRRPRRNSAERRHLAAAATGRGASGLRAGSSEMLDLGSSSASGVSSGSDGGSVES is encoded by the exons ATGCCAGCCTTTACCTTAAACG AGAGCAGCCAGCagagccacagcagcagcaggagcagcaggagcagcagcagcagcacacaCATCAGCCACGGCCGCCAGGTGCTGCTGGTCGCCATGATCCTGGCCGCCTGGATGCCGTCGCACACAGAGGGCCGCCACCTGCGGGACAAGGTGGCCCTGGACTACGCCTACGAGGAGGACAACTCCGGAcgctcctcgtcctcgtcggcGGGCGACTTGCTGCCCGCCTTCGATGTGAACCCGTACCGCGGCCTGGCCGAGAGCTTCGGCGAGGGCAGCTACGACAGCGACCTCAGCCTGAGCGAGAGCAGCTACGAGGAGATCGCCCAGGCGGCGATCCGGGCCGCCAGGCGGGAGATGCGCCGCCAGAGGACGCGGCACGCCCGCAGCCACAACCTGCGGCTCTTCGCCAGCAAGTCGGATGTGCCGGAGTGGGAGAACCCCTGCGGCGGCACCTACACGGCAGACGAGAGCCTGGGCGACAGCAGCGCCAGCCAGGGACGGGTCATCAAGCGCAAG CACCTCGAGAACCTGCGGAACATCACCATGAGCGAGTACCAAGACATTACCCACCGCGCCACGCTGGAGTACGGCAACCACCAGCACTGGCAGCGCGAGTACAAGTTCCTGCCGAACATGACGAAGCCCACGAGCGCG GTGAAGCTCAAGACCTGGTACCGCCACATGCAGACCTTCGTGGGCAGCTTCTCGTACCTGGGGCGGGCGCAGTACAAGTTCCGCAAGGACCAGCAGAAGAGCATCAACGAGGCGGTCACCAAGGAGCTGCACGACCTGCTGGTCAGCGCCCGCTACATGCTCTGCGAGATCGAGTCGACCATCAACTCCTCGTACCCCAACAGCAACGGGGCCAAGCTCAGCCGGGTGAGTCGCCAGGCCATGGAGGACCGGCTCAACTTCCACACGCCCGCCAACGGCTCGGCGGAGGCGGACCAGCGCGACCTCAAGGTCAGCAAGGAGCTGTACTTCCAGTACCTGGACAACGTGTGGAAGACGCTGCACCGCGTCCTGCGGCGACCGCGACGCAACAGCGCCGAGCGGCGTCAcctggcggcggcggcgacggGCCGTGGAGCGAGCGGCCTGCGGGCGGGCAGCTCGGAAATGCTcgacctgggctcttccagcGCGTCCGGAGTGAGTTCCGGCTCGGACGGCGGCTCGGTCGAGTCCTGA
- the LOC108033035 gene encoding uncharacterized protein LOC108033035 isoform X2, with product MPAFTLNGTQQSHSSSRSSRSSSSSTHISHGRQVLLVAMILAAWMPSHTEGRHLRDKVALDYAYEEDNSGRSSSSSAGDLLPAFDVNPYRGLAESFGEGSYDSDLSLSESSYEEIAQAAIRAARREMRRQRTRHARSHNLRLFASKSDVPEWENPCGGTYTADESLGDSSASQGRVIKRKHLENLRNITMSEYQDITHRATLEYGNHQHWQREYKFLPNMTKPTSAVKLKTWYRHMQTFVGSFSYLGRAQYKFRKDQQKSINEAVTKELHDLLVSARYMLCEIESTINSSYPNSNGAKLSRVSRQAMEDRLNFHTPANGSAEADQRDLKVSKELYFQYLDNVWKTLHRVLRRPRRNSAERRHLAAAATGRGASGLRAGSSEMLDLGSSSASGVSSGSDGGSVES from the exons ATGCCAGCCTTTACCTTAAACGGTAC CCAGCagagccacagcagcagcaggagcagcaggagcagcagcagcagcacacaCATCAGCCACGGCCGCCAGGTGCTGCTGGTCGCCATGATCCTGGCCGCCTGGATGCCGTCGCACACAGAGGGCCGCCACCTGCGGGACAAGGTGGCCCTGGACTACGCCTACGAGGAGGACAACTCCGGAcgctcctcgtcctcgtcggcGGGCGACTTGCTGCCCGCCTTCGATGTGAACCCGTACCGCGGCCTGGCCGAGAGCTTCGGCGAGGGCAGCTACGACAGCGACCTCAGCCTGAGCGAGAGCAGCTACGAGGAGATCGCCCAGGCGGCGATCCGGGCCGCCAGGCGGGAGATGCGCCGCCAGAGGACGCGGCACGCCCGCAGCCACAACCTGCGGCTCTTCGCCAGCAAGTCGGATGTGCCGGAGTGGGAGAACCCCTGCGGCGGCACCTACACGGCAGACGAGAGCCTGGGCGACAGCAGCGCCAGCCAGGGACGGGTCATCAAGCGCAAG CACCTCGAGAACCTGCGGAACATCACCATGAGCGAGTACCAAGACATTACCCACCGCGCCACGCTGGAGTACGGCAACCACCAGCACTGGCAGCGCGAGTACAAGTTCCTGCCGAACATGACGAAGCCCACGAGCGCG GTGAAGCTCAAGACCTGGTACCGCCACATGCAGACCTTCGTGGGCAGCTTCTCGTACCTGGGGCGGGCGCAGTACAAGTTCCGCAAGGACCAGCAGAAGAGCATCAACGAGGCGGTCACCAAGGAGCTGCACGACCTGCTGGTCAGCGCCCGCTACATGCTCTGCGAGATCGAGTCGACCATCAACTCCTCGTACCCCAACAGCAACGGGGCCAAGCTCAGCCGGGTGAGTCGCCAGGCCATGGAGGACCGGCTCAACTTCCACACGCCCGCCAACGGCTCGGCGGAGGCGGACCAGCGCGACCTCAAGGTCAGCAAGGAGCTGTACTTCCAGTACCTGGACAACGTGTGGAAGACGCTGCACCGCGTCCTGCGGCGACCGCGACGCAACAGCGCCGAGCGGCGTCAcctggcggcggcggcgacggGCCGTGGAGCGAGCGGCCTGCGGGCGGGCAGCTCGGAAATGCTcgacctgggctcttccagcGCGTCCGGAGTGAGTTCCGGCTCGGACGGCGGCTCGGTCGAGTCCTGA